In one window of Romboutsia hominis DNA:
- a CDS encoding STAS domain-containing protein, protein MSININSKLNEQECFWDISLEGELDVSTADKLKEHLHNLADKESLDMKINLTNLDYIDSTGLGVMIGVLKKLKINGKEIYILNPKINVKKIFAITGLDKIFKVEG, encoded by the coding sequence ATGTCAATAAATATAAATTCAAAGCTAAATGAACAAGAATGTTTCTGGGATATATCACTAGAAGGAGAACTTGATGTTTCTACAGCAGATAAGTTAAAAGAACATTTACATAATTTAGCAGATAAAGAATCTTTAGATATGAAAATTAACCTTACAAACTTAGACTATATAGATTCAACTGGTTTAGGTGTAATGATAGGAGTACTTAAGAAATTAAAAATAAACGGAAAGGAAATATATATATTAAATCCAAAAATCAATGTAAAAAAAATATTTGCAATAACAGGACTAGATAAAATATTTAAAGTGGAGGGATAG
- the gyrB gene encoding DNA topoisomerase (ATP-hydrolyzing) subunit B, whose amino-acid sequence MKQEYGASQIQVLEGLEPVRKRPGMYIGSTGPRGLHHLVYEIVDNSIDEALQGYCTEIYVSINQDGSILVRDNGRGIPVEVHPQTGKSTLETVLTVLHAGGKFGGGGYKVSGGLHGVGVSVVNALSEWLVAEISRDGKLYRQTYEKGVATSELNAVGTSSHTGTCISFMPDATIFDEIDFKYETLEHRLRELAFLNKGIKIILEDKREGKEKIKEFHYLGGLVEYIKYLNKSRTGIHEDIVYIDKKVDDYMVELAMQYTDGYTENIYSFANNINTHEGGSHLSGFKAALTKTLNDYARRNKVIKDNEPNLLGEDIREGLTAVVSVKLPEPQFEGQTKTKLGNTEMRGIVDSITVEELGAFLEENPTTAKIIVDKALRAQRAREAAKRARELTRRKSVLESTALPGKLADCAEKDPAKSEVFLVEGDSAGGSAKQGRDRHTQAILPLRGKILNVEKSRLDKILSSDEIKNMITAFGCGIGNDFDLEKARYHKIVIMTDADVDGAHIRTLLLTFFFRYMRPLIENGYVYAAQPPLYKVKKQKKEYYVYSDKELASLLESIGRTGVELQRYKGLGEMNAEQLWDTTMNPETRTLLQVNIEDAAMADEVFSMLMGDKVAPRKEFIETNAKYVKNLDI is encoded by the coding sequence ATGAAGCAAGAATATGGTGCAAGTCAGATTCAGGTTCTAGAAGGATTAGAGCCTGTTAGAAAAAGACCTGGTATGTATATAGGATCTACTGGTCCAAGAGGGTTACATCACTTAGTTTACGAGATAGTAGACAACAGTATAGATGAAGCACTTCAAGGATATTGTACTGAGATATACGTATCTATAAATCAAGATGGAAGTATCTTAGTAAGAGATAATGGGAGAGGGATACCAGTTGAAGTTCACCCTCAAACAGGTAAGTCTACACTAGAAACAGTTTTAACAGTACTTCATGCAGGAGGAAAGTTCGGTGGAGGAGGATACAAGGTATCTGGTGGTCTTCACGGAGTTGGGGTATCTGTTGTTAATGCGTTATCTGAGTGGTTAGTAGCAGAAATTTCAAGAGATGGAAAGTTATACAGACAAACTTATGAAAAAGGTGTAGCTACATCAGAACTTAATGCAGTAGGAACATCAAGCCACACAGGAACTTGTATAAGCTTTATGCCTGATGCTACTATATTTGACGAAATAGACTTCAAGTATGAAACATTAGAGCATAGATTAAGAGAATTAGCATTCCTTAACAAAGGAATAAAAATAATTTTAGAAGATAAAAGAGAAGGAAAAGAAAAGATAAAAGAATTCCACTACCTTGGTGGTTTAGTAGAATATATAAAATACTTAAATAAATCGAGAACTGGAATACATGAAGATATAGTTTATATAGACAAAAAAGTAGATGACTATATGGTAGAATTAGCAATGCAATATACTGATGGTTACACGGAAAACATATATTCATTTGCTAATAATATAAATACTCATGAGGGTGGATCTCATTTAAGTGGATTTAAAGCGGCCCTTACTAAAACATTAAATGATTACGCAAGAAGAAATAAAGTAATAAAAGATAATGAGCCTAATTTATTAGGTGAAGATATAAGAGAAGGTCTTACAGCTGTAGTATCTGTTAAGCTTCCTGAGCCTCAATTCGAAGGTCAAACAAAGACTAAGCTAGGTAATACAGAGATGAGAGGTATAGTGGATAGTATAACTGTTGAAGAATTAGGAGCTTTCTTAGAAGAAAACCCAACTACAGCAAAAATAATAGTTGATAAGGCCCTTAGAGCTCAAAGAGCGAGAGAAGCTGCAAAAAGAGCAAGAGAGTTAACTAGAAGAAAAAGTGTGTTAGAAAGTACTGCATTACCTGGGAAATTAGCAGACTGTGCTGAAAAAGACCCAGCTAAGAGTGAAGTATTCTTAGTCGAAGGGGATTCTGCCGGTGGATCTGCTAAACAAGGTAGAGATAGACACACTCAAGCTATATTACCACTAAGAGGTAAGATACTTAACGTTGAAAAATCTAGATTAGATAAAATATTATCTTCAGATGAAATAAAAAATATGATAACTGCTTTTGGATGTGGTATAGGAAATGACTTCGATTTAGAAAAAGCTAGATATCATAAAATAGTAATAATGACCGATGCCGATGTCGATGGAGCTCACATTAGAACATTATTACTTACATTCTTCTTTAGATACATGAGACCACTTATAGAAAATGGATATGTATATGCAGCGCAACCACCACTATATAAGGTCAAGAAACAAAAGAAAGAATACTATGTATACTCAGACAAAGAGCTTGCTAGCCTATTAGAGTCGATTGGTAGAACTGGCGTAGAGTTACAAAGATACAAAGGACTTGGAGAAATGAATGCAGAGCAATTATGGGATACAACAATGAACCCAGAAACTAGAACATTACTACAAGTAAATATAGAAGATGCGGCTATGGCAGATGAGGTATTCTCAATGCTTATGGGTGATAAAGTAGCCCCAAGAAAAGAATTTATAGAAACAAATGCTAAATACGTTAAGAATTTAGATATATAA
- a CDS encoding ATP-binding protein: MAFETIKMEISSNPEYVGIIRLTTSGIANKIGFSIGDIEDIKVAVSEACTNAIKHSNDNKFFITFDILENGLAIEIEDKGKGYDVESLHQPDLNNPKESGLGLFIIQSLMDEVNIESKENKGTIIKMTKYLGVGI, translated from the coding sequence TTGGCTTTTGAAACAATAAAGATGGAAATAAGCTCAAACCCTGAGTATGTTGGAATTATAAGATTAACCACATCAGGTATAGCTAATAAAATCGGATTTTCGATAGGTGATATAGAAGACATAAAAGTTGCTGTATCAGAAGCTTGTACAAATGCTATAAAGCATAGTAATGATAATAAATTTTTTATAACTTTTGATATATTAGAAAATGGATTAGCTATAGAAATTGAAGATAAAGGCAAGGGGTACGATGTAGAATCTTTACATCAACCAGATTTAAATAATCCAAAAGAAAGTGGGTTAGGATTATTTATAATACAATCATTAATGGATGAAGTTAATATAGAATCTAAAGAAAATAAAGGGACTATAATAAAAATGACTAAGTATTTAGGAGTTGGTATTTAA
- a CDS encoding YtxH domain-containing protein: MSNKKGKYLLLGAFLGFIAGLFFAPKKGSELRRDAKEKLGEVKENPKEALQGTIDGVKTKINNLIDDNVLEDSIDICEDEIVISRTFEDEGENN; encoded by the coding sequence ATGAGCAATAAGAAAGGGAAATATTTATTACTAGGAGCATTTCTTGGATTTATAGCCGGTTTATTCTTTGCACCTAAAAAAGGTTCAGAATTAAGAAGAGATGCTAAAGAAAAGCTAGGTGAGGTTAAGGAAAACCCAAAAGAAGCTTTACAAGGAACAATAGATGGTGTAAAAACTAAAATAAATAATCTAATTGATGATAATGTATTAGAAGATAGTATAGATATATGTGAAGATGAAATAGTAATAAGTAGAACTTTTGAAGATGAAGGGGAGAATAATTAA
- the gyrA gene encoding DNA gyrase subunit A → MEENNRILPLEIADEMKKSYMDYAMSVIAGRALPDVRDGLKPVHRRILYSMNELNLTPDKPYRKSARIVGDVLGKYHPHGDSAVYLAMVRMAQDFSTRGLLVDGHGNFGSVDGDSPAAMRYTEARMSKLSLELLRDIEKETVDFIPNFDESLKEPAVLPSRFPNLLVNGSNGIAVGMATSIPPHNLAEVIDATVHLIDNEECTVEDLMQFVQGPDFPTSAIIMGKENIANAYRTGRGKVKVRARAYIEELPKNKQQIVVTEIPYQVNKAKLVEKIADLVKEKKVEGISDLRDESNRNGMRIVIELKRDVNANIVLNNLYKHSQMEETISIIMLALVDGQPRVLNLKQILYYYVKHQKDVVTRRTKFELNKAEARAHILEGLRIALDNIDAVIKLIRSSKTTQEAKAGLMERFGLSEIQSQAILDMRLQRLTGLERDKIEAEYEELIKKINRLKEILANERLLLNVIKDEMLIIKKNYADERRTEIRHAEGEIDVRDLIEEEEIAITLTHFGYIKRVPADTYKSQNRGGRGISALTTREEDFVKHLVTTTTHSKLLFFTNKGRVFKLNAYEIPEGKRQSKGTAIINLLQLAPNEKIATLIAINENDENQYLLLATKNGIVKKTKREEFKNINKSGLIAIGLREDDELIGVKLTDANKEVLLITKDGMSIRFDENDIRPMGRTAMGVKGITLGADDKVVSMSLTDEGTEVLVVSENGFGKRTDIEEYRTQIRAGKGIKTYNIAAKTGKLVGAEMVTEEDEIMIINSDGVLIRLRVNEISLFGRVTSGVKLMKTNDEVNVVSIAKINIEEE, encoded by the coding sequence ATGGAAGAAAACAATAGAATACTTCCTTTAGAAATAGCTGATGAAATGAAAAAATCGTATATGGATTATGCGATGAGTGTTATAGCTGGACGTGCTCTTCCTGATGTAAGAGACGGTCTTAAGCCAGTTCATAGAAGAATACTATACTCTATGAATGAATTGAACTTAACACCAGATAAACCTTATAGAAAGTCTGCCCGTATAGTTGGGGACGTTCTAGGGAAATATCACCCACATGGTGATAGTGCAGTTTACTTAGCTATGGTTAGAATGGCACAAGATTTCTCTACAAGAGGACTTTTAGTTGATGGACATGGTAACTTTGGTTCAGTCGATGGAGATTCACCAGCGGCAATGCGTTATACTGAAGCTAGAATGAGTAAACTATCTTTAGAATTATTAAGAGATATAGAAAAAGAGACTGTTGATTTTATCCCTAACTTTGATGAGTCTTTAAAGGAGCCAGCAGTATTACCATCTAGATTCCCAAACTTATTAGTTAATGGATCTAACGGTATAGCAGTTGGTATGGCAACAAGTATACCACCTCATAACTTAGCAGAGGTTATAGATGCAACAGTACATTTAATAGATAATGAGGAGTGCACTGTAGAAGATTTAATGCAGTTTGTACAAGGACCAGATTTTCCTACTTCAGCAATAATAATGGGAAAAGAAAATATAGCTAATGCCTATAGAACAGGTAGAGGAAAAGTAAAAGTTAGAGCAAGAGCTTATATAGAAGAACTACCTAAGAATAAGCAACAAATAGTAGTAACTGAAATACCATATCAAGTTAATAAAGCTAAGTTAGTTGAAAAAATAGCTGATTTAGTTAAAGAGAAGAAGGTTGAAGGAATATCTGACCTAAGAGATGAAAGTAACAGAAATGGTATGAGAATAGTTATAGAGCTTAAGAGAGACGTTAATGCAAATATAGTATTAAACAACTTATATAAGCATTCTCAAATGGAAGAAACTATAAGTATAATAATGCTTGCATTAGTTGATGGGCAACCAAGAGTATTAAATCTTAAGCAAATATTATACTACTATGTAAAACATCAAAAAGATGTAGTTACAAGAAGAACTAAATTTGAATTAAATAAAGCTGAAGCAAGAGCGCACATATTAGAAGGGTTAAGAATAGCTTTAGATAACATAGATGCAGTAATAAAATTAATAAGAAGCTCTAAAACTACTCAAGAAGCTAAAGCAGGTCTTATGGAGAGATTTGGATTATCAGAAATTCAATCACAAGCTATATTAGACATGAGACTTCAAAGACTTACAGGATTAGAAAGAGATAAAATAGAAGCAGAGTATGAAGAGTTAATTAAGAAAATAAATAGATTAAAAGAAATATTAGCTAATGAGAGATTACTTCTTAACGTAATAAAAGACGAAATGCTAATAATTAAAAAGAATTATGCTGACGAAAGAAGAACTGAAATAAGACATGCTGAGGGTGAAATAGACGTTAGAGATCTTATTGAAGAAGAAGAAATAGCTATAACTCTAACTCACTTTGGATACATAAAGAGAGTGCCAGCAGATACTTATAAGAGTCAAAATAGAGGTGGAAGAGGTATATCAGCTCTTACTACAAGAGAAGAAGACTTTGTTAAGCACCTTGTAACAACAACGACTCATAGTAAGTTATTATTCTTCACTAACAAAGGTAGAGTATTTAAATTAAATGCTTATGAAATACCTGAAGGGAAGAGACAGTCTAAAGGTACAGCTATAATAAACTTACTTCAACTAGCTCCAAATGAAAAAATAGCCACACTAATAGCAATAAATGAAAATGATGAGAATCAATATTTATTATTAGCTACTAAAAATGGTATAGTTAAAAAGACTAAGCGTGAAGAGTTCAAAAATATTAATAAATCTGGGCTGATAGCTATAGGATTAAGAGAAGACGATGAGCTTATAGGAGTTAAGTTAACAGATGCTAATAAGGAAGTTTTACTAATAACTAAAGATGGTATGTCTATAAGATTTGATGAAAATGACATAAGACCAATGGGTAGAACTGCTATGGGTGTTAAAGGTATAACTTTAGGCGCTGATGATAAAGTAGTATCTATGAGCTTAACAGATGAAGGAACAGAAGTATTAGTAGTTAGTGAAAATGGATTTGGAAAAAGAACAGATATAGAAGAGTATAGAACTCAGATAAGAGCTGGTAAAGGTATAAAGACATATAATATAGCTGCTAAGACAGGAAAGCTTGTTGGAGCTGAAATGGTTACAGAAGAAGACGAAATAATGATAATAAACTCAGATGGAGTGTTAATAAGATTAAGAGTGAATGAAATATCATTATTTGGAAGAGTAACAAGCGGTGTTAAACTAATGAAGACCAATGATGAAGTTAATGTAGTTTCTATTGCTAAAATAAATATAGAAGAAGAATAG